A window of the Bradyrhizobium diazoefficiens genome harbors these coding sequences:
- a CDS encoding aldolase — translation MAHSLHASSPAPVRSNRPDLATDAIRTAREDLAACFRMAARNGFEEGICNHFSAVVPGHDDLFLVNPYGYAFRELTASKLLICDFHGHVLDGEGEPEATAFYIHAEMHKRLPRAKVAFHTHMPYATALSMTEGDPLIWAGQTALKFYGRTAVDRDYNGLALDNREGARIASAVGDADIVFMKHHGVMVLAPTIAEAWDDLYYLERAAEVQVLAMSTGRKVLPVDPAIAAETYKQMREGDSESARLHLAAIRRQLDAEEPQYRH, via the coding sequence ATGGCGCACAGCCTTCACGCCTCCTCACCCGCGCCCGTCCGCTCGAACCGGCCGGACCTCGCGACCGATGCGATCCGCACTGCGCGCGAGGATCTCGCCGCCTGTTTCCGGATGGCCGCGCGCAATGGTTTCGAGGAAGGCATCTGCAACCATTTTTCGGCCGTGGTGCCCGGCCATGACGATCTCTTCCTGGTCAACCCCTACGGCTACGCCTTCCGCGAGCTGACGGCTTCAAAACTCCTGATCTGCGACTTCCACGGCCACGTGCTAGATGGCGAAGGCGAGCCCGAGGCGACTGCGTTCTACATCCACGCCGAGATGCACAAGCGCCTGCCGCGCGCGAAGGTCGCCTTCCACACCCACATGCCGTATGCGACCGCATTGTCGATGACCGAGGGCGATCCCCTGATCTGGGCCGGGCAGACCGCGCTGAAATTCTATGGCCGTACTGCGGTCGACCGCGATTACAACGGCCTCGCGCTCGACAACCGCGAAGGCGCGCGCATCGCGTCAGCCGTCGGCGATGCCGACATCGTCTTCATGAAGCATCACGGCGTGATGGTGCTGGCGCCGACGATTGCGGAAGCCTGGGACGATCTCTACTACCTCGAACGCGCCGCCGAGGTGCAGGTGCTGGCGATGTCGACCGGACGGAAGGTGCTGCCGGTCGATCCCGCGATTGCGGCCGAAACCTACAAGCAGATGCGCGAAGGCGATTCCGAATCCGCGCGACTGCATCTCGCCGCAATCCGCCGCCAGCTCGATGCGGAAGAGCCGCAGTACCGGCACTGA
- a CDS encoding SDR family NAD(P)-dependent oxidoreductase: MAGQVEGKVALVTGGASGIGEAIVELFAREGATVIATDIDVLRGPELAKRIAKAGGKAIFLEQDVTREERWIEIVAEIAKRYGRLDIMVSNAGIGIAVPSIVDMTLSDWRKQNAINLDGVFLSVKHCLPLMRKHGGGSIVMMSSLAGLRGAPGLSAYSATKGGVRLFAKSIAMECAAAGDGIRVNSVHPGIIDTPIWGKIPTGATGAGQNAPIDPEERAKVATPLGRAGQAAEIASGVLYLASDASRYVTGSELVIDGGMNAGGVPRRA, from the coding sequence ATGGCGGGGCAGGTTGAGGGCAAGGTCGCGCTGGTGACGGGCGGCGCGTCCGGCATTGGCGAAGCCATCGTCGAGCTGTTCGCGCGCGAGGGCGCGACCGTCATCGCGACCGACATCGACGTGCTGCGCGGTCCCGAGCTTGCCAAGCGCATCGCCAAGGCCGGCGGCAAGGCGATCTTCCTGGAGCAGGACGTTACCAGAGAGGAGCGTTGGATCGAGATTGTTGCAGAGATCGCGAAGCGCTACGGCCGGCTCGACATCATGGTCTCAAATGCCGGTATCGGCATTGCCGTGCCCTCGATCGTCGACATGACTCTCTCTGATTGGCGCAAGCAGAATGCGATCAATCTTGATGGCGTGTTTCTCTCAGTCAAACATTGCCTGCCCTTGATGCGCAAGCATGGCGGCGGCTCGATCGTCATGATGTCTTCGCTGGCGGGCCTGCGCGGCGCGCCGGGGCTGTCGGCCTATTCGGCAACCAAAGGCGGCGTGCGCTTGTTCGCCAAATCGATCGCGATGGAGTGCGCGGCGGCTGGCGACGGCATCCGTGTCAACTCCGTGCATCCAGGCATCATCGACACGCCGATCTGGGGCAAGATCCCGACCGGGGCGACGGGCGCAGGCCAGAACGCGCCAATCGATCCAGAGGAGCGCGCCAAGGTCGCAACCCCGCTTGGTCGCGCAGGCCAGGCCGCGGAGATCGCCTCCGGCGTGCTGTATCTGGCCTCAGATGCCTCGCGCTACGTCACAGGCAGCGAGCTCGTCATCGACGGCGGCATGAATGCCGGCGGCGTGCCGCGGCGGGCGTGA